One window from the genome of Candidatus Binatia bacterium encodes:
- a CDS encoding glycosyltransferase family 39 protein, with protein sequence MVQARVAGTKRVRRAVWWQAAVAAAALAYFGVLHLYGVNLGEEGATVFLLYRTARGEVPYIDFISGYTPAYFYFHALLFRWFGEHLSVVRLPLVAVHVVNALLLFRVGLHFAPPAWSVVPVAAYAALLPVVEVSELSFNVPYPAWYCIAWMLSSWLLLVKGQEDSRGWRWLSAGLLAGLSFSFKPNSGLFQLAFTATAAAGLLARRFEVSSLVALLAVATSVAAVFRHHLLDQHGFVFLGPFLLAVVAWIAVALSAQPPTTLGTQVGLRALLLAGAGFLSVTLPWLAVYWWKLGFSGVWRDVLFVGSGYEEHFFIPYEWSWLLFLVAVALSVSAWWLPLWLRGQKRQEWSVAILVVVIAMMVAYAALAPKPEGAEQAVISAVRRGLYIAVPTAHFVAAVGTLLLGVTRRWQALAPRLALLNIGAQALFWTAYPRSDFFHLAYAAPLSLVLLVVIGQAYSRRWARALPDRLRELFPALVPAAALAVLLVCSAPQLRVWSHVVGFLVGLTSRLEWWDTDRALVLVRADHAGQRQRDFAHTARWLLRQGARGEELFTFPDLDLLGFLVATWHPARIGYFKSGWPGHSVEAEVVDDLQRRPPRWIVTEYPPSLFFADAAGFFFLLKHWVEQRYAVQERFGSFRVWRPQTGASVPADGGGDSAPHWKRWERKTASEECNRQALLALRGSPDPVALEQWSRAWAEFGYRTWSTGCARLVLRIAGEQANARVGAVLARVRPTPESPLYTDWANALWNVAVRNLLLTWQFGGADEDAAPPAIVPEEWADMRSWFLQERDPRLRIYLAWRLAARAPIELLWEALAVSGAEPTDLASVLERGLLAARLSSAADQWAKLASRFVNLPAILPPLFLDWARLPGSDALRVIRAASEAADPATRALSAYLTVPLGQCAFCPLLRQLLATDPDASVHSAARWARRHLGCESRCTSSSDSR encoded by the coding sequence ATGGTTCAGGCGCGAGTGGCGGGGACGAAACGGGTGCGGCGGGCTGTGTGGTGGCAAGCGGCCGTTGCGGCAGCGGCCCTCGCGTATTTTGGAGTGCTGCACCTCTACGGTGTGAATCTGGGTGAGGAGGGCGCCACCGTATTCCTTTTGTACCGCACGGCTCGCGGCGAGGTGCCATATATCGACTTCATCAGCGGTTACACACCGGCGTACTTTTATTTTCACGCCTTGCTCTTCCGGTGGTTTGGTGAGCACTTGTCCGTCGTGCGCTTGCCGCTCGTGGCGGTGCACGTAGTGAACGCCCTCCTACTGTTCCGCGTGGGTTTGCATTTTGCGCCGCCAGCATGGTCGGTTGTCCCGGTAGCGGCGTACGCCGCTTTGCTACCCGTCGTCGAGGTGTCGGAGCTGTCGTTCAACGTGCCATACCCGGCTTGGTACTGCATCGCCTGGATGCTGAGCAGCTGGCTCCTGCTCGTTAAGGGGCAGGAAGATAGCCGCGGCTGGCGGTGGCTGTCCGCGGGTTTGCTTGCTGGGTTGAGTTTTTCCTTCAAACCGAATTCCGGGTTGTTCCAACTCGCATTTACGGCCACCGCCGCTGCAGGCTTGCTCGCGCGCCGGTTCGAGGTGTCGTCCTTGGTCGCGTTGTTAGCGGTGGCGACCAGTGTCGCGGCGGTGTTTCGTCACCATCTGTTGGACCAGCACGGGTTTGTCTTTTTGGGTCCGTTTCTCTTGGCGGTGGTTGCCTGGATCGCGGTTGCCCTGAGTGCGCAGCCGCCAACGACCCTTGGTACCCAGGTTGGCTTGCGGGCGCTACTGCTGGCGGGAGCTGGGTTCCTCAGTGTAACGCTGCCGTGGCTGGCGGTGTACTGGTGGAAGCTCGGCTTTAGCGGAGTATGGCGTGACGTGCTCTTTGTCGGATCCGGTTACGAGGAGCACTTTTTCATCCCTTACGAGTGGAGTTGGCTACTCTTTTTGGTAGCAGTGGCGCTGAGCGTCTCGGCCTGGTGGTTACCGCTGTGGCTCCGTGGGCAAAAGCGGCAAGAGTGGTCCGTGGCGATCCTGGTGGTCGTGATCGCCATGATGGTGGCGTACGCTGCGCTGGCCCCAAAACCGGAAGGAGCGGAGCAAGCAGTGATTTCAGCCGTGCGGAGAGGCTTGTACATCGCCGTTCCGACTGCGCACTTTGTGGCGGCAGTAGGGACACTGTTGTTGGGGGTCACCCGCCGTTGGCAAGCTTTGGCGCCCAGGCTCGCCCTCCTCAATATCGGCGCGCAAGCGTTGTTCTGGACTGCGTACCCGCGCAGCGATTTCTTTCACTTGGCCTATGCCGCACCGCTGAGTCTCGTGCTGCTCGTTGTTATCGGGCAAGCGTACTCGCGCCGTTGGGCGAGGGCGCTGCCGGACCGGCTGCGCGAGCTATTTCCGGCACTGGTGCCGGCAGCGGCGTTGGCTGTCCTGCTGGTGTGTAGTGCGCCGCAACTGCGGGTGTGGAGCCATGTGGTGGGCTTTCTCGTTGGCCTGACCTCTAGATTGGAATGGTGGGATACAGATCGCGCCCTTGTGCTTGTGCGCGCCGATCATGCCGGCCAGCGGCAGCGCGATTTTGCGCACACCGCCCGTTGGTTGCTTCGCCAAGGGGCTAGGGGCGAAGAGTTGTTTACGTTTCCCGATCTCGATCTCTTGGGCTTTCTCGTGGCGACGTGGCACCCAGCGCGAATCGGCTACTTCAAAAGCGGTTGGCCCGGACACTCTGTGGAGGCTGAAGTCGTGGATGACCTGCAACGACGGCCTCCTCGTTGGATCGTGACGGAATACCCACCGTCGTTGTTCTTTGCCGATGCGGCCGGATTCTTCTTTTTGCTCAAGCACTGGGTCGAGCAGCGGTATGCGGTTCAGGAGCGCTTCGGTTCGTTCCGCGTTTGGAGGCCGCAGACGGGTGCGTCCGTGCCGGCGGACGGCGGCGGGGATTCAGCACCGCACTGGAAAAGGTGGGAGCGAAAGACAGCCAGCGAAGAATGCAACCGACAGGCTTTGCTCGCTCTGCGCGGCAGCCCTGACCCCGTTGCGTTGGAGCAATGGTCGCGGGCGTGGGCGGAGTTCGGTTACCGGACGTGGTCCACTGGGTGTGCCCGTTTGGTGCTGCGCATCGCTGGAGAACAGGCGAATGCGAGGGTAGGGGCAGTTCTGGCGAGGGTACGCCCGACGCCCGAGTCGCCGCTTTACACCGACTGGGCAAACGCGCTGTGGAACGTGGCCGTGCGCAACCTCTTGTTGACCTGGCAGTTCGGGGGTGCCGACGAGGATGCCGCGCCGCCGGCGATCGTGCCGGAAGAATGGGCGGACATGCGCTCGTGGTTTCTGCAGGAGCGCGATCCGCGGTTGAGGATTTATCTCGCGTGGCGATTGGCTGCACGCGCCCCGATCGAGCTTCTTTGGGAGGCGTTGGCGGTGAGTGGTGCGGAGCCTACTGACTTAGCGTCGGTGCTGGAACGGGGGCTCCTGGCAGCGAGGCTTTCTTCGGCCGCCGATCAATGGGCAAAGCTTGCAAGCCGCTTTGTGAATCTGCCCGCCATCCTGCCGCCGTTGTTCCTCGATTGGGCACGGTTGCCCGGCAGCGATGCCCTGCGCGTGATCCGAGCAGCCAGCGAGGCAGCAGATCCGGCGACTCGCGCGTTGAGCGCGTATCTCACCGTCCCGCTTGGGCAATGTGCGTTTTGCCCGCTCTTGCGCCAACTACTGGCGACGGATCCTGACGCGAGCGTCCACAGTGCTGCGCGATGGGCCCGCCGGCATCTAGGATGCGAAAGCCGCTGTACTTCGAGCAGCGATTCGCGCTAG
- a CDS encoding glycosyltransferase family 4 protein, giving the protein MGRPLLILNERDLGHPWAGGAELHIAQMAKWFVRRGYEPTLFCTWYRGAAQEEVTDYGLRIVRFGNRLTYYLQLPAKVRKESRRGGTVILEHLNKIPFCTPLYTDVPVLLITHHLFGWTAFRQVSPPVAAAVVGLERLIPWVYRGRRFVAVSPSTRDDLIARGIAAESIHVIPNGLDHVLYNPNGRCPDVQPTVLVLGRVEFYKRIDLVLRAAAKLRQMLPDLHVVVVGDGRAQAHLQKLAAELSLERCTTFTGFVPDAVKVDYIRRCHVVVNTSEKEGWGLTVLEANACGVPAIASDVPGLRDAVRHGETGLLVPHGDLQALVDAMARILTDTSLRERLSRGAIAWAKQFSWEQAADRTIEVIEAEVARR; this is encoded by the coding sequence ATGGGTCGGCCGTTGCTGATTTTGAACGAGCGTGACCTCGGACACCCCTGGGCCGGAGGCGCCGAGTTGCACATCGCCCAAATGGCGAAGTGGTTCGTGCGCCGCGGGTACGAACCCACGCTCTTCTGCACTTGGTACCGGGGTGCCGCACAGGAGGAGGTTACCGATTACGGCTTGCGGATCGTCCGCTTTGGCAACCGGCTCACGTACTATTTGCAACTGCCGGCGAAAGTGCGCAAAGAGAGTCGGCGCGGCGGCACGGTGATCTTGGAACACCTCAATAAGATTCCGTTCTGCACACCCCTCTACACGGATGTGCCGGTGTTGCTGATCACGCACCATTTGTTCGGTTGGACGGCGTTCCGGCAAGTTTCACCGCCGGTGGCGGCGGCGGTCGTGGGGCTCGAACGGCTCATCCCTTGGGTGTATCGCGGGCGCCGGTTTGTGGCCGTTTCACCGAGCACGCGGGACGATTTAATTGCCCGCGGGATCGCCGCCGAATCGATTCACGTAATTCCGAACGGGCTAGATCATGTGTTGTACAACCCGAACGGACGCTGCCCAGACGTGCAGCCCACGGTGCTCGTGCTCGGGCGCGTGGAGTTTTATAAGCGCATCGATCTCGTGCTCCGGGCGGCGGCGAAGCTGCGCCAGATGTTGCCAGATCTGCATGTTGTTGTGGTAGGGGATGGCCGAGCCCAGGCCCATTTACAGAAGCTAGCCGCCGAACTCTCGCTCGAGCGGTGTACCACATTTACAGGATTTGTCCCCGACGCGGTGAAGGTGGATTACATCCGCCGTTGCCACGTCGTGGTGAACACCTCGGAGAAGGAAGGTTGGGGCCTTACCGTGCTCGAAGCCAACGCGTGTGGGGTTCCGGCGATTGCCAGCGATGTCCCGGGTTTGCGCGATGCGGTGCGCCACGGAGAAACGGGACTTCTGGTCCCGCACGGAGACCTGCAAGCGCTGGTGGATGCGATGGCGAGGATTTTGACGGATACCTCCCTTCGCGAGCGCCTTTCCCGCGGGGCGATTGCATGGGCAAAGCAGTTCTCTTGGGAGCAGGCGGCAGACCGAACCATCGAGGTGATCGAAGCTGAGGTTGCTCGTCGCTGA